Proteins from a single region of Psychrobacter cryohalolentis K5:
- a CDS encoding glutathione S-transferase N-terminal domain-containing protein: MIDANDIPSSQLILYADDGYDSHVVRLLLEEKKLAYYLSRLHSERPEDLTELNPYHTLPVLQQREIALYEINVIFEYLEERYHANKLLPETPQERAQFRQLAWRIQRDWLSLGKRLLMHPDSFNKVQAVMARKQLSDSLITISPLFAHKSYFMADEFGWCDVLLAPLLWRLEEMDIELPRAISRPLFDYQKRVFERDSFQKSVR; encoded by the coding sequence ATGATTGATGCGAATGACATTCCAAGTAGTCAGCTAATTTTATATGCTGATGACGGCTACGACAGTCATGTGGTGCGCCTATTGCTTGAAGAAAAGAAGCTCGCTTATTATTTATCACGTTTGCATTCTGAGCGTCCTGAGGATTTAACCGAGCTAAACCCTTATCATACTTTACCTGTCCTACAGCAGCGTGAAATTGCGCTTTATGAGATTAACGTCATCTTTGAGTACCTTGAAGAGCGTTATCATGCCAATAAGCTCTTGCCTGAGACGCCACAAGAGCGGGCACAATTTCGCCAGTTAGCATGGCGTATTCAGCGCGATTGGCTCTCACTCGGTAAGCGATTGCTTATGCATCCAGACAGCTTTAATAAAGTCCAAGCGGTTATGGCTAGAAAACAGCTGAGCGATTCGCTCATCACTATATCACCATTATTTGCGCACAAGTCTTACTTTATGGCAGATGAGTTTGGCTGGTGTGATGTGCTGCTAGCACCTTTATTATGGCGATTGGAAGAGATGGACATTGAGCTACCACGTGCTATCAGCCGCCCTCTGTTTGACTATCAAAAACGGGTTTTTGAGCGAGATAGCTTTCAAAAAAGCGTGCGTTAA
- a CDS encoding ClpXP protease specificity-enhancing factor, with the protein MSEETTSITPTRPYMIRALYQWIEDNELTPYLMVDATADNVQIPKEHVQDGRIVLNIASRATGNMSMENDYIHFSARFGGVSQEIWVPLTAVLGIYAKENSQGMFFDPNEYDNYVPEDDAVASSSSKTNVTAPKPKRHNKAGLKVLK; encoded by the coding sequence ATGAGCGAAGAAACCACATCTATTACTCCAACACGTCCTTATATGATACGTGCCTTGTATCAATGGATAGAAGACAATGAGCTTACGCCGTATCTGATGGTCGATGCAACCGCCGATAATGTTCAAATTCCAAAAGAGCATGTGCAAGATGGTCGTATCGTGCTCAATATTGCCAGCCGTGCCACCGGTAATATGAGTATGGAGAATGACTATATCCACTTTAGTGCGCGATTTGGCGGTGTATCACAAGAGATCTGGGTACCGCTCACAGCAGTGCTAGGTATTTATGCAAAAGAGAATTCTCAAGGGATGTTTTTTGACCCCAATGAATATGACAATTATGTGCCTGAAGACGATGCCGTTGCGAGTAGCAGCTCTAAAACAAACGTAACAGCTCCTAAGCCCAAACGTCATAATAAAGCTGGTTTAAAAGTATTAAAATAA
- the dcd gene encoding dCTP deaminase: protein MSIKSDRWIRKMAEEHGMIEPFEAGQVRFNDAGERLVSYGTSSYGYDVRCAPEFKVFTNVHSVIVDPKNFDEKSFIDVIGDECIIPPNSFALARTMEYFRIPRDVLTICLGKSTYARCGIIVNVTPLEPEWEGHVTLEFSNTTNLPARIYAGEGVAQMLFFQSDADDVCETSYKDRGGKYQGQRGVTLPRT, encoded by the coding sequence ATGTCTATCAAGTCTGACCGCTGGATTCGTAAAATGGCCGAAGAACATGGCATGATTGAGCCGTTTGAAGCCGGTCAAGTACGTTTTAATGATGCCGGTGAGCGTTTGGTCAGTTACGGTACCTCAAGCTATGGTTATGATGTACGCTGCGCGCCTGAATTTAAAGTTTTCACCAACGTACATTCAGTAATTGTGGACCCTAAAAACTTTGACGAGAAAAGCTTTATTGATGTCATCGGTGACGAGTGTATTATTCCGCCTAATTCTTTTGCATTGGCTCGTACGATGGAATATTTCCGTATTCCACGCGATGTATTGACTATTTGTCTTGGTAAATCAACCTATGCCCGCTGCGGTATCATTGTCAATGTCACACCACTTGAGCCTGAGTGGGAAGGTCATGTGACTTTAGAGTTTAGTAATACCACCAATCTTCCTGCGCGTATCTATGCTGGCGAAGGCGTTGCGCAAATGCTATTTTTCCAAAGTGATGCTGATGATGTCTGTGAGACGAGTTATAAAGATCGTGGTGGTAAATACCAAGGACAGCGCGGTGTTACCTTACCAAGAACCTAA
- a CDS encoding DUF2804 domain-containing protein, producing the protein MIQNNHQPFSDIANELKPAVLDQLIQKGQPHSGIFAQIKDINYLDYHSHLISQKPLPNWRKDLKANQFCFIQIIQPPYRVCLALATIKLATSAFVYLYNDETNEIEVCEALQPLTLDTRLEGSCYQGQMAFKHKKLTLTLDFTPSQVNVVLDSQYLAIETTLQRQSQPLAVCTPTGRRGWTFTQKEPLTKIVGHLAIKANSTFNNGQQVQKISFNDDTIANLDWTLGYMRHETNWFWSCINSYLLDGRHFTLNLSMGVNETGASENACWLDGQIFYLPPVMFIRDALNLPPNQQDNVANRLDATPQPWHIYHQNLGWSNVDIDLTFTPMTVYKKTDNFGIVASIFEQWLGFYNGEIRIKQEVIKLDNVMGLAEDHYAKW; encoded by the coding sequence ATGATTCAAAACAATCATCAACCTTTTTCTGATATCGCTAATGAATTGAAACCAGCGGTGCTCGACCAACTAATCCAAAAAGGTCAGCCTCATTCTGGTATTTTTGCCCAAATCAAAGACATCAACTATTTAGATTATCACAGCCACCTTATCTCACAGAAACCTCTGCCCAATTGGCGTAAAGATTTAAAAGCCAACCAATTCTGCTTTATTCAAATCATTCAACCACCTTATCGAGTCTGCTTGGCACTGGCGACCATTAAGCTTGCGACCAGTGCTTTTGTTTATCTTTATAATGATGAAACAAACGAGATAGAGGTGTGTGAAGCCTTGCAGCCTTTGACGCTTGATACGCGTTTAGAGGGTAGTTGCTATCAAGGGCAGATGGCATTTAAACATAAAAAGCTGACATTGACGTTAGATTTTACCCCGTCACAAGTCAACGTTGTGTTAGACAGTCAGTATCTGGCTATTGAAACAACGTTACAGCGGCAGTCGCAGCCATTGGCGGTCTGCACACCGACTGGCAGGCGTGGCTGGACTTTTACGCAAAAAGAGCCGCTTACCAAAATCGTAGGTCACTTAGCTATTAAGGCCAATTCAACGTTTAATAATGGACAACAAGTTCAGAAAATATCATTCAATGATGACACTATTGCCAATTTAGATTGGACACTTGGATATATGCGTCATGAGACCAATTGGTTTTGGAGTTGTATCAATAGCTATTTGCTAGATGGTCGTCATTTCACATTGAACTTATCGATGGGTGTTAATGAAACGGGCGCTAGTGAAAATGCGTGCTGGCTAGATGGGCAGATATTTTATTTACCGCCTGTTATGTTTATTCGTGATGCTCTAAATTTGCCACCCAATCAGCAAGACAACGTTGCTAATAGGTTAGATGCCACACCGCAGCCTTGGCACATCTATCATCAAAACCTTGGCTGGAGCAATGTTGATATTGATTTAACCTTTACCCCTATGACGGTTTATAAGAAGACCGATAACTTTGGTATCGTTGCCAGTATTTTTGAGCAATGGCTTGGTTTTTATAATGGTGAGATTCGAATCAAACAAGAGGTGATTAAGCTTGATAATGTGATGGGACTGGCAGAAGATCATTATGCAAAATGGTAG